Proteins encoded in a region of the Babesia bovis T2Bo chromosome 4 map unlocalized Chr4_2, whole genome shotgun sequence genome:
- a CDS encoding SpoU rRNA Methylase family protein has translation MFAGRRFVAEFPRHIYVISNRGSSSSTSVIVLSSKGSQVVAKDKPVTGDVVSRSILPSWLECDVVPVTDKSSAVSEVKPLRLRKIRPFSATTLSIFHPNPLCVATPSRKNAIIKHLWRLRVNSSYRKHQDTRLVTSGDVILHMLRHTDCVFGNIFTTRKSLVELILGDSSLRSRFGRIQLLDRHLLRYCLRGTSTTSDSIAEVTIPNPSIPSNPRVVIALDNIRYPQNVGNIIRIAIGLNVDGIYYLRGTADPFDWKVTQVTGGLQFKLPYQRGDFKSLRRFCKANNLTPVVGHLEGDDIGSIDISGGLCIILCNESSGPSPEVLKFAKRILLPMHPLVNSLNVSIAGAILVHQLQCRV, from the exons ATGTTTGCCGGACGGCGTTTTGTGGCTGAGTTTCCGcgtcatatatatgttatatctaATCGTGGTAGTTCCAGTAGCACTTCTGTTATAGTTTTGTCTAGCAAAGGTTCGCAAGTTGTGGCTAAGGATAAACCAG TTACTGGTGACGTTGTTTCGAGGTCCATTTTACCTAGTTGGTTGGAATGTGACGTAGTTCCGGTTACTGATAAATCAAGTGCCGTGTCCGAGGTAAAACCCTTACGTTTACGTAAGATTCGTCCTTTTAGTGCAACTACTTTAAGTATATTTCATCCCAATCCGCTTTGTGTAGCTACACCATCTCGTAAAAATGCGATTATTAAGCATCTTTGGCGTTTGAGGGTTAATTCATCATATCGTAAACATCAGGACACTCGTTTGGTAACGTCTGGTGACGTCATTCTTCATATGTTAAGGCACACTGATTGTGTATTTGGTAATATTTTCACTACTCGTAAATCACTTGTTGAGTTGATATTGGGTGATTCATCACTTCGTTCAAGATTTGGGCGTATTCAATTATTGGATCGTCATTTGCTTCGTTATTGTTTACGGGGCACGAGTACTACTTCTGACAGTATAGCTGAGGTTACCATTCCCAATCCTAGCATACCTTCTAATCCAAG GGTCGTGATAGCTTTGGATAATATCCGTTATCCACAGAACGTGGGTAACATAATTCGTATTGCCATTGGGCTGAACGTTgatggtatatattacctTCGTGGCACTGCTGATCCGTTTGACTGGAAAGTAACTCAGGTTACTGGTGGTCTACAATTTAAGTTACCATATCAGCGTG GTGACTTCAAATCACTTCGGAGATTTTGCAAGGCCAATAATTTAACTCCGGTTGTAGGTCATCTTGAGGGTGATGATATAGGATCAATTGATATATCTGGTGGTCTGTGTATCATTTTGTGTAATGAGTCTTCTGGTCCCAGTCCCGAGGTTTTAAAATTCGCCAAGAG GATATTACTTCCTATGCATCCATTAGTCAATTCTTTGAATGTTTCTATTGCTGGTGCCATATTGGTACATCAACTTCAGTGCCGTGTTTAG
- a CDS encoding WD domain G-beta repeat family protein: MAYSRSSTDDPKTHFLTGIPDDSISHIRWSHSSNPLLLSAGSWDKTVRLWRISPNIGNTLTSDCVVLYRQEAPILTSCFSDDNTKFFAGGCSNTVMAYDLASRNATGVLVARHDKPVTSIYWVQKYNALLTASWDGRVCLWDGRQSMPVWFDNVDAKIFAFHFRPNVACAGCHNGKIFVWNLDDIQHAKNRVMFDSTLRCQIRSISLFPNLTDKGGFIYSSIGGRAVVKHFVEVNRDSTFTFKCHRQELQNKGGQIYSVNAIDFHNNHGTFVTGGGDGNFVIWDKDNRSRLKQFNNVDAPVVDVKLHSDTTILAYATSYDWYKGYNQDLLMKTRRQIGVMQLRSEDFKPRPKTVGGGRR, encoded by the exons ATGGCGTATTCTCGTTCTTCTACGGACGACCCTAAGACTCACTTTCTCACTGGTATTCCTGATGACTCTATATCGCATATTAGATGGAGCCATTCATCTAATCCGTTACTGCTTTCAGCGGGCAGTTGGGACAAGACGGTTCGTCTTTGGCGCATAAGTCCTAACATTGGCAACACTCTTACATCTGACTGTGTGGTTTTATATCGTCAGGAGGCTCCTATATTGACGAGTTGTTTTTCTGATGACAATACAAAGTTTTTTGCTGGTGGTTGTTCCAACACTGTCATGGCTTATGACCTTGCGAGTCGTAACGCTACTGGTGTTCTTGTAGCTCGTCATGACAAGCCTGTGACTAGTATTTATTGGGTTCAGAAGTACAATGCTTTACTGACTGCTAGTTGGGACGGCCGTGTTTGTTTATGGGACGGTCGTCAGAGTATGCCTGTATGGTTTGACAATGTCGATGCTAAGATTTTTGCATTTCATTTTCGTCCTAATGTGGCATGTGCCGGTTGCCATAATGGAAAGATATTTGTTTGGAACCTTGATGACATTCAGCATGCTAAGAACCGTGTTATGTTCGATTCTACACTAAGGTGTCAGATTCGTTCTATATCGTTATTCCCCAATCTAACTGACAAGGGTGGATTTATATACAGTTCGATTGGTGGTCGTGCGGTTGTGAAGCACTTTGTGGAGGTGAATCGCGATTCTACTTTTACTTTCAAGTGTCATCGTCAAGAACTTCAGAACAAGGGTGGCCAGATATATTCTGTGAACGCCATTGACTTTCACAATAACCATGGTACCTTTGTcactggtggtggtgaCGGTAACTTTGTTATTTGGGACAAGGACAATCGATCTCGTTTGAAGCAGTTTAACAACGTTGACGCTCCCGTTGTTGACGTGAAGCTGCATTCTGACACTACTATATTGGCTTATGCGACTAGTTATGACTGGTACAAGGGTTACAACCAGGATTTACTTATGAAGACTCGTAGACAGATTGGTGTGATGCAG TTACGTAGTGAAGATTTCAAGCCTCGTCCTAAGACTGTTGGCGGCGGTCGTCGTtaa